attattttattattattattattattattattgctgttGTTGCAAATATGTTCTGACGTTCTTGAACATGCCTCTGCATTACGTAAAGGGGCGCTACCGGGGTTGAGTTGGCCCGGTGGATTGTGGGATCGCAGCAGAGTCAGGCACTGAAGTCCACTGTAAGGTCAGCCTCCCCACAGCCCAAGATGTCGGTCGTGTGTTTCTCCTTGAATCGTTGCGGTGGCATGGCACTTCGCTCCTGCGCTGGAGTCGTGGTAAGGCCGATATGCTTTGTGTAGTAATGTGGCGTGGAGTGGGGATGTTTTGTAAGTGAAAGAACCATGCAGGTAACATTAGCTAACACTAGCTATCGCTAGGTAGCTTGTTGTCCAGCTAAGCTAGGATAACGACGCATCTTGCCTTTACGTGACAGAGTCTGTCTGGTTAACCGGTAGCATACTTTACTAGCGCATGCTAATGATGACAGTTTGGTATATCAAGTCGAGTGAGTTAGGATCAGAGGTTACTGTCAAGGGTTACATCTTACATAGGTCAGCATGTTTTGAAGCTTCAGGTTCTTGACAGAAGAATTGATTTTCAATGCGGACTTAATTCGTAGAAGGCTAATAAGCAGTGTTTGTTTCAGTTAATTTTATGCTCAATTTGAGCCGAATGAGTGTTCGTTAACGTTTGGATTCAACGTTAGCCAAGCAACTTTTGTTGCCAGTTGTTTCACATGAGATCATGGATTTGGAGTGGTCTACGTTGTCAACATCAGTGTATATTATGACATGATATGTCTGCGGTAACATATCAACTGGCTAACATTTGTTCACACCATAGCATTTAGCTTGGGTAACGTTAGgttaacacacactcaaacattggTATCAAACGAAATTAAGAATGGACGCTCACATATTATTGATTTGGAAGACGCAAAGTTCATGCAAACCACAATGTCTGATGGCATACAGATTCTTTTAGTAGTGTTATTCGATAGTTTGTCGTCTATCCCTCCTTTATGTTAGGCTAGTTCCTTATGTGTTGACGTCGTTTTTTGGATAGATATGTCACGGTATAGTAAGGAGTAAGAATAGTTATATATGTATGAAGATTTTAATGACTATTTATCGGTTAGGTTAGTTTAGTATTGTCGTTTAGGAAACGTTGTTTTCCCCTCAGCGCAGGTTAAGTAACTTTTGTGGAGGGATGTGATGTAACCGTGCAGTTACAATATTCTCGTCTGTAGAGGGAGCGCTTGTGAAGGCATcttagactgtaaaaaataggaaGGCATGTACAATTTGACGTGGAGATCTTGACTCCATTAAAATGAATGTCATCATTCATTTCTGTCCTGTTTAAAAGGGTTCTATTGTTAGCCTTAAGACAGGTGACATCTGTTTTGAAAGCCCTCAAAAATACCGTGCATTTGGTGTTTTCGGAGGTATATTGTCAGATAGGTAGAACATAACATTTTGTGGATTAGCTGTGTAGTTTATTGGCTTTTATACCATGttctaggttgaaaagggtgtcgtttaaaaaatgttttaccaTTGTCTAGGTTGTAAAGGGTGTCGTTTAAGGGTGTCGTTTATAGAGAGTCTGATAAAAGTGATATAGCCAgtacacctatgaagtagatctggtaaaaaaaatttgccgttccatatcaatgcttatgaaaggtaactataacaataatAGTAGAACGACAGTTGAGCCTGGAGTCAGGCTTCGCAAACAATGGAATTAACAAAACAGCTGAAAAAAACTAacgattttagctctaaaactcatttagtattaataattgttttcatatttatttacttcgtaagtgaccatggtataaacgggataatgctCTTCGgtgcgtccattatcagaaataaatggacgacatggtccatttatttctgataatggacacctcgttggtcattatcccttacatataatCAGAATTACACCTCTGTTAGTATTTCTTCCCCAACCCCATCTGGGTATTAACATTGCTCGTCttgtctcttctcctcctttccgTGGACAAGGCGGTGCGTTATGCCCAGACCGCTGCAGCCCCTGCAGCCCAGCCCAGGATCAAGAAGTTCCAGGTGTACCGCTGGGACCCTGATACGGTCGGAGACAAGCCCCGCATGCAGACCTATGAGATTGACCTGAACCAGTGAGTGCACCCCGGAATGGCACTGCTGAGTGTGGCtcagatctgcacagtgcaGCACCTCAGAGCTGCTATAGAGAGTCTGATAAAGGCATTGTCAGTATGTCAGGGGGCTCCGAGTGTTTTGCAGTCAAACTCTATTTCACAcctaaaaatgaacaaaatatgGACTGTTCTGTGGGAGAAATAAATGTGAATTCAGATTGAGAATGCAAAATAGCTTGAGATGGGAGAGCCTTCAGGCATTACTTATCGCCAGCTCTACCTAATATTGTGGCTTTGATAGGTCAGGCCCTGTTTACCAATCCAATGCTTATGTTTTGGAAGACTGGGGGAAAGTGAGGCATTTTGTTTGTGACATGGCTCAAAAGCATGGTAGTGTCAGAAATTCCCAGTCACTGATCTTTTTAGTGTGAAACAAGGACAAATGGTCAAACTCCTACATGTTAAGGTAGAGGACAGCTTAAACTGGCCAGGGGAAGAGGATGTTCCCGTGGGTGATGTCAGAGGGATCAGGGGAGAGGTTTAAAGAGATCGATGCCATGTCACTGGGCACACACATTTGTAATTAGGCCATCTGACCTGACTTCGCACTACCAGTCTTCCCCGTATACTGCCAAGACTCTGAAAGCAAAAACCCTGGCTGCGCCTGTCGCAAAATGGCTCGTGGGTGTTGCACATGTAACCCTAGCTGCTGGTCAACAAGAGGTCAGGGAAGGCCGGATACTTCagctgtctcagtgtgtgtagcTGCTGTTGCTCAACTGCACTAGGAACTGCGCTCAATGCCATATCTTCCTCTTCTGGATATCATGTGAATTGGCAGGGTAAATATGCTGTAACaaagactgtatatatagaacttaCAGTCTATGTGCTGTAAGAGCAGAGCTGGAGTGGGAGATGTGCTTCCATAGGTCTCATCTATCTTCAGGGACGGTTAAAGAAACATGACAGCTTTTTGGGAAATGagcttcagtgtttcccacagaatttaattctatttgtggtggtaggtgacatggttatgatgctaacggATTTAATCAcgatttagccagtcgtcttctagggggtgggggtagACGACAAAGAAGCTAATTCCCCAAAAAGTTGGCGTGTTCCTTCTAAGGACTAAATCATGATTATCAGTAATAAAACCTTGATATTGAAATGAAACCCATGTGTCCACTGGAGGGAGTCCATTGTAAAGCTTGATATAAAAGCTTTCCACACTCTTGTCAAGGCAGGGGAGCTCATCAGGGACAGACCAAGTTTGTAACACAGCGTGTAACATGGGAAAAGAGTCATTTCTTTGTCTTGCTCTTGTTTCACAGATGTGGCCCAATGGTGCTGGACGCCCTGATTAAGATCAAGAACGAGATGGACCCCACGCTGACCTTCAGGCGGTCCTGCAGAGAGGGTGAGGCGacgagcagagcagcagagtcgTGTGGAGAAATGGAGTAGTCTGGGATAGTGCTTGTATATATTGTGCGTGACATATTGTACATCCAGTCATCTGCTGCTtcttaggcggggatcacattagccagcggcaagcgttaggtttcctattgttctctatggttcagcAGCGGAgcggtggcaacgctggcgtaacgctaACGTTGAGCAAGCTGAGCTTTCGAAGCGCAGCGTGAGgatattcaattgacaaaccgtttgtgttgcttaggaacgagacaaAACGTATTATGGTCGGAGCGTTGCATTACgtttgccgctggctaatgtgatcctcgCCTTATGGAGGTGGCAGAGAAGCTGGTTTCACAAGTTGCCACATCATACAGTAGGTAAAATACGGTAAAGAAGCCAAAAAAACCCTGAAGGGTTTAAGAGCGTCCTGGCCGGAGGCTGTAGATGCCCAGAGGTAGACAGGGGAAGGGAAAGGCGGAAAGCATGAACTATGAGTCATCACTGCTCAAACAACATGGCTGCTGGAGAACAAGCAGCTGCTTTCTAGACGAGGCCAGATGTTATGGCAAGCTTGGATTTAGTTTTTTTCTTCCAGGAACGGCTCTTCCTGTGTGTTACTAACTTGCGGCACCACAGACTGTTTGTCTAATTATTAGTGTTTCACAGAAACCCCCTGCTCTGTTTCGGTTTCCCTGAGCAAGCCTCCCTGTGAATCCCCATGGtcctgtcactcactcactgcacTGTCTGACCCCCCTCGCAGGTATTTGTGGCTCGTGTGCGATGAACATCAACGGAGGCAACACCCTTGCCTGCCTAAACAAGATCGACACAAACACCAGCAAAGCCACCAAGATCTACCCACTACCTCATATGTATGTCGTCAAAGACTTGGTTCCTGTGAGTATCAAGAAGTGTGTTAAAGAGTTAAAGCACTGATGAAGTAGTGATGTGATGTTGCTGTGCGTTCCAAGAACATTCCCCTGAGTCCTGCATCTGTGTTCAGGATATGAGCAACTTCTATGCCCAGTACAAGTCCATCGAGCCCTACCTGAAGAAGAAGGACGAGTCCCGGGAGGGCAAG
Above is a genomic segment from Alosa sapidissima isolate fAloSap1 chromosome 4, fAloSap1.pri, whole genome shotgun sequence containing:
- the sdhb gene encoding succinate dehydrogenase [ubiquinone] iron-sulfur subunit, mitochondrial, producing MSVVCFSLNRCGGMALRSCAGVVAVRYAQTAAAPAAQPRIKKFQVYRWDPDTVGDKPRMQTYEIDLNQCGPMVLDALIKIKNEMDPTLTFRRSCREGICGSCAMNINGGNTLACLNKIDTNTSKATKIYPLPHMYVVKDLVPDMSNFYAQYKSIEPYLKKKDESREGKEQYLQTVEDRQKLDGLYECILCACCSTSCPSYWWNGDKYLGPAVLMQAYRWMIDSRDEFTEERLAKLQDPFSLYRCHTIMNCTKTCPKGLNPGKAIAEIKKMMATYKEKKTATA